From the genome of Variovorax sp. RA8, one region includes:
- a CDS encoding NYN domain-containing protein, translating to MSMVMLLIDADNVSADVIEQAVQRTLADQGAIHVRRAYCNAETALKHQALFKRLSVRPMVNLASGKNSTDIALAVDAMDLVVVERPDLVVLVSSDSDFAPLVIRLREKGCRVCGIGQQGKTGEETVAVYDSFIDLQHQSAGRPAPVKRPARARRAKAQEVAPPAPMLPDDVLRILDAVPELLRGDRVELNHAAERLRGAKLLGKSASSPKLFKKFPELFLLTPEKTPNKVQYVGPAVS from the coding sequence ATGAGCATGGTGATGCTGCTGATCGATGCCGACAACGTGTCGGCCGACGTGATCGAGCAGGCGGTGCAGCGCACGCTGGCCGACCAGGGCGCGATCCATGTGCGCCGTGCCTACTGCAATGCCGAGACCGCCCTCAAGCACCAGGCGCTCTTCAAGCGCCTCTCGGTGCGGCCGATGGTCAACCTGGCCTCGGGCAAGAACAGCACCGACATCGCGCTCGCGGTCGACGCCATGGACCTCGTGGTGGTGGAGCGGCCCGATCTCGTGGTGCTGGTGTCGTCCGACTCGGACTTCGCGCCGCTGGTGATTCGCCTGCGCGAGAAGGGCTGCCGCGTGTGCGGCATCGGCCAGCAGGGCAAGACGGGCGAGGAGACGGTAGCCGTCTACGACAGCTTCATCGATCTGCAGCACCAGTCCGCGGGGCGGCCTGCCCCGGTCAAGCGCCCCGCCCGCGCACGGCGAGCCAAGGCCCAGGAGGTCGCGCCGCCGGCGCCCATGCTGCCGGACGACGTGCTGCGCATCCTCGATGCGGTGCCCGAGCTCCTGCGCGGCGACAGGGTCGAGCTCAACCACGCGGCCGAGCGCCTGCGGGGCGCCAAGCTGCTGGGCAAGAGCGCGAGCTCGCCCAAGCTGTTCAAGAAATTCCCGGAGCTGTTCCTGTTGACGCCGGAGAAGACACCGAACAAGGTGCAGTACGTCGGCCCTGCCGTGTCGTGA